One Osmerus eperlanus chromosome 16, fOsmEpe2.1, whole genome shotgun sequence DNA segment encodes these proteins:
- the fam110b gene encoding protein FAM110B: MPTETVAPLPDSKPPSPGAAFASAVPLRILNKGPDYFRRQIEPNPKRLSAVERLEADKSKYVKSQEVINAKQEPIKPQLLAKPPVCPALAKRGAGGGGGGGGVALFKASNNNSKSDTCATTTKRENLNLEILKNLLNSSGSTSEGPTKSATLRPVGGARSWATHRSTHDLTEPSSLRSFAESLKVPPPSGGGRWSPQGANLNLSRRLLEERGSRGGGGGDRSPLHASHSSSDIRRLCNGKPLRAARSSSSSAPPLPPKPSPKSLPPALGNPASASACDNATLQPCDSEPSAPLPGSAPGLGGGPADLELELGSSVARRPSLHRSKSDLSDRYARAGADVERFFNYCGLDPEELESVGVEGFARANSDIISLNFRSASMISSDCDQSRRSNEELTDEEEEEAGERVPYGISAVERNARVIKWLYSIKQARESQKVSHV, translated from the coding sequence aTGCCCACCGAGACAGTGGCCCCCCTGCCAGATAGCAAGCCCCCCAGCCCTGGCGCGGCCTTCGCCTCCGCCGTACCCCTCCGCATCCTAAACAAGGGCCCGGACTACTTCCGGAGGCAGATAGAGCCCAACCCCAAGAGGCTGAGCGCGGTGGAGCGTCTGGAGGCGGACAAGTCCAAGTACGTCAAGAGCCAGGAAGTCATCAATGCTAAGCAGGAGCCAATCAAGCCTCAGCTCCTGGCCAAGCCTCCAGTGTGCCCCGCCCTCGCCAAGAGaggggcgggaggaggaggaggaggaggaggcgtggCATTGTTCAAGGCGTCCAACAACAACTCCAAGTCGGACACGTGCGCCACGACGACCAAGCGAGAGAACCTGAACCTGGAGATCCTGAAGAACCTGCTGAACTCCTCGGGCTCCACCTCCGAGGGGCCGACCAAGAGCGCTACGCTGCGGCCGGTGGGCGGAGCTAGGAGCTGGGCCACGCACCGCTCCACCCACGACCTCACGGAGCCCTCCAGCCTCCGCTCCTTCGCCGAATCCCTCAAAGTCCCGCCTCCCTCGGGTGGGGGAAGGTGGAGCCCCCAGGGGGCCAACCTCAACCTGAGCCGCCGTCTCCTGGAGGAGCGGGGGAGtcgcgggggaggagggggcgaccgctcccccctccacgcctcccactcctcctccgacATCCGGCGGCTGTGCAACGGCAAGCCCCTCCGGGCCGCTCGGTCCAGCTCCAGCTcggcaccccctctccccccgaaGCCCAGCCCcaagtccctccctcccgccctggGCAACCCGGCCTCAGCCTCGGCCTGCGACAAcgccaccctccagccctgcgaCAGCGAGCCCAGCGCTCCCCTCCCGGGCTCGGCCCCAGGCTTGGGAGGAGGCCCCGCGGATCTGGAGCTGGAACTGGGCAGCTCCGTGGCCCGCCGGCCCTCGCTGCACCGCTCCAAGTCGGACCTGAGCGACCGCTACGCCCGGGCGGGGGCGGACGTGGAGCGCTTCTTCAACTACTGCGGTCTGGATCCCGAGGAGCTGGAGAGCGTCGGCGTGGAAGGGTTCGCCCGCGCCAACTCCGACATCATCTCCCTCAACTTCCGTAGCGCCAGCATGATCAGCTCGGACTGCGACCAATCGCGGCGCAGCAACGAGGAGCTgacggacgaggaggaggaagaggccggGGAGCGCGTGCCCTACGGGATCTCGGCGGTGGAGAGGAACGCGCGTGTCATCAAGTGGCTGTACAGCATCAAGCAGGCTCGGGAGTCACAGAAGGTGTCCCACGTCTAG